One region of Streptomyces davaonensis JCM 4913 genomic DNA includes:
- a CDS encoding OFA family MFS transporter: MSPPTAPPGWSRWLVPPAALSVHLSIGQAYAWSVFKPPLESALGLSGTQSALPFQLGIVMLGLSAAFGGTLVERNGPRWAMTVALCCFSSGFLLSALGAATEQYWLIVLGYGFVGGIGLGIGYISPVSTLIKWFPDRPGMATGIAIMGFGGGALIASPWSAQMLESFGADSGGIALAFLVHGLSYAVFMALGVLLVRVPGTDAGARGGVESAATAAGARTTPTGPQVTAKQAIRTPQFWCLWIVLCMNVTAGIGILEKAAPMIMDFFAETETTVSATAAAGFVALLSAANMAGRIGWSSTSDLIGRKNIYRFYLGVGALMYASIALFGDSSKPLFILCALVILSFYGGGFATIPAYLKDLFGSHQVGAIHGRLLTAWSTAGVLGPLIVNWIADRQEEAGKTGASLYGLSFGIMIGLLVVGFVANELVRPVHPRHYIPAPRQEAVDVERQQPESA; this comes from the coding sequence ATGAGTCCCCCCACCGCGCCCCCGGGATGGAGCCGCTGGCTGGTTCCGCCCGCCGCTCTCTCGGTCCACCTCTCCATCGGACAGGCCTACGCCTGGTCCGTGTTCAAGCCGCCCCTGGAATCCGCGCTCGGCCTCAGCGGCACCCAGAGCGCGCTCCCCTTCCAGCTGGGCATCGTGATGCTGGGCCTGTCGGCCGCGTTCGGCGGCACGCTCGTCGAACGCAACGGCCCGCGCTGGGCGATGACCGTCGCCCTGTGCTGCTTCTCCTCCGGCTTCCTGCTCTCCGCCCTCGGCGCGGCCACCGAGCAGTACTGGCTGATCGTCCTCGGCTACGGCTTCGTCGGCGGGATCGGCCTCGGTATCGGCTACATCTCACCCGTCTCCACTCTGATCAAGTGGTTCCCGGACCGCCCCGGCATGGCCACCGGCATCGCCATCATGGGCTTCGGCGGCGGCGCCTTGATCGCCTCGCCGTGGTCGGCACAGATGCTGGAGTCCTTCGGTGCCGATAGTGGCGGCATCGCGCTGGCGTTCTTGGTACACGGCCTGTCGTATGCGGTGTTCATGGCGCTGGGCGTGCTCCTCGTCAGGGTGCCTGGAACCGACGCAGGGGCGCGGGGCGGTGTTGAATCTGCGGCTACCGCCGCGGGGGCGCGAACAACCCCCACCGGCCCGCAGGTAACAGCGAAACAGGCAATCCGCACACCCCAGTTCTGGTGCCTGTGGATCGTCCTCTGCATGAACGTGACCGCGGGCATCGGCATCCTGGAAAAGGCCGCCCCCATGATCATGGACTTCTTCGCCGAGACCGAGACAACGGTGTCAGCCACCGCCGCAGCCGGCTTCGTCGCCCTCCTCTCCGCCGCCAACATGGCCGGACGCATCGGCTGGTCCTCCACCTCGGACCTGATCGGACGGAAGAACATCTACCGCTTCTACCTCGGCGTCGGCGCCCTGATGTACGCCTCCATCGCCCTGTTCGGCGACTCCTCCAAGCCGCTGTTCATCCTGTGCGCGCTGGTGATCCTCTCCTTCTACGGCGGCGGCTTCGCCACCATCCCCGCCTATCTGAAGGACCTCTTCGGCAGCCACCAGGTCGGCGCGATCCACGGCCGGCTGCTCACCGCCTGGTCCACCGCCGGTGTGCTCGGACCGCTGATCGTCAACTGGATCGCCGACCGGCAGGAGGAGGCGGGGAAGACCGGCGCGTCCCTGTACGGGCTCTCCTTCGGCATCATGATCGGCCTCCTGGTCGTCGGCTTCGTCGCCAACGAACTCGTCCGGCCCGTCCATCCCCGCCATTACATCCCCGCACCCCGTCAGGAGGCCGTCGATGTCGAACGACAGCAGCCAGAGTCCGCCTGA
- a CDS encoding 2-dehydropantoate 2-reductase, producing the protein MKVAVLGAGAIGAYVGAALHRAGADVHLIARGPHLAAMRQHGVRVLSPRGDFTAAAHATDDPAEVGPVDYVFLGLKANSYAACGPLIKPLLHDTTAVIAAQNGIPWWYFHRHGGPHDGHRVESVDPGGAVSAVLAPERAVGCVVYAATELEGPGVVRHLEGTRFSIGEPDRTVSKRCLDFGEAMIAGGLKCPVEPDLRADIWVKLLGNISFNPISALARATMRQMCLHGGTRKVIETMMAETLAVAEALGCEVGVSIERRMAGAEKVGDHRTSTLQDLERGKPLELDVLLAAVVELAEITGVEVPTLRTVHAISDLLALRSAA; encoded by the coding sequence ATGAAAGTCGCAGTTCTCGGCGCCGGTGCGATCGGCGCCTATGTCGGTGCCGCGCTCCATCGCGCCGGTGCCGATGTGCACCTCATCGCCCGTGGACCGCATCTCGCGGCCATGAGGCAGCACGGCGTGCGGGTGCTCAGCCCGCGCGGTGACTTCACGGCCGCCGCCCACGCCACCGACGACCCGGCCGAAGTCGGCCCGGTCGACTATGTGTTCCTGGGCCTGAAGGCCAACTCGTACGCGGCGTGCGGGCCGCTGATCAAGCCACTGCTGCACGACACCACGGCGGTGATCGCCGCCCAGAACGGCATCCCCTGGTGGTACTTCCACCGACACGGCGGCCCCCACGACGGACATCGCGTGGAGAGCGTCGACCCGGGCGGCGCGGTCAGTGCGGTGCTCGCGCCCGAACGGGCCGTCGGCTGTGTCGTCTACGCGGCGACCGAGCTCGAAGGACCGGGTGTCGTACGGCATTTGGAAGGCACTCGGTTCTCCATCGGCGAGCCCGACCGCACGGTGTCCAAGCGCTGTCTGGACTTCGGCGAGGCGATGATCGCCGGCGGTCTGAAGTGCCCGGTCGAGCCCGATCTGCGGGCGGACATCTGGGTGAAGCTGCTCGGCAACATCTCCTTCAACCCGATCAGCGCGCTGGCCCGGGCCACCATGCGGCAGATGTGCCTGCACGGCGGCACCCGCAAGGTGATCGAGACGATGATGGCCGAGACGCTCGCCGTCGCCGAGGCGCTCGGCTGCGAGGTCGGCGTCTCCATCGAACGCCGGATGGCCGGCGCCGAGAAGGTCGGCGACCACCGCACCTCCACGCTCCAGGACCTGGAGCGCGGCAAGCCGCTCGAACTCGACGTCCTCCTCGCGGCCGTCGTCGAGTTGGCGGAGATCACCGGCGTGGAGGTGCCCACCCTGCGCACCGTGCACGCCATCTCGGACCTGCTCGCGCTGAGGAGCGCCGCATGA
- a CDS encoding NADH-ubiquinone oxidoreductase-F iron-sulfur binding region domain-containing protein, protein MDLHFGDSKPTDDERAAVDALLGPPESSWEGADRSDADLRWARGGRAARERRDLLLPGLHAINDRIGWISDGALDYLCRRLTVPPAEAYGVATFYAMFSVKPRPATVLHVCTDLACAAAGAADLCAGVEASLGPGVHVERSPCLGLCERAPAALAIRAGDPVRTAVSAPTTVHDAVLAATAPDSAPEEPPAAMAVPQAGDPGLTLLGRVGVVDPASLDDYRAHGGYTALRRAFELGPAGVIREVTDSGLVGRGGAAFPTGRKWQATASQPDHPHYLVCNADESEPGTFKDRVIMEGDPYALVEAMTIAAYATGAHHGYLYLRGEYPRAIQRMEHALAQARARGLLGPDILGQGYAFDIEIRRGAGAYICGEETALFNSIEGYRGEPRSKPPFPVEKGLFGKPTVENNVETLVNVLPILTMGAPAYAAIGTPKSTGPKLYCVSGSVDRPGIYELPFGATLGELLTLAGVRDGLRAVLLGGAAGGFVRPDETDIPLTFEGTREAGTTLGSGVVMAFDSSVPLPRLLLRIAEFFRDESCGQCVPCRVGTVRQEEALHRIAERTGTAAAEDIALLREVGRAMRDASICGLGQTAWNAVESAIDRLGAYE, encoded by the coding sequence GTGGACCTGCACTTCGGCGACAGCAAGCCGACGGACGACGAACGGGCGGCCGTCGACGCCCTGTTGGGACCCCCGGAGTCCTCATGGGAAGGCGCCGACCGCTCCGATGCCGACCTGAGGTGGGCGCGCGGCGGACGCGCCGCACGCGAGCGCCGGGACCTGCTGTTGCCGGGGCTGCACGCCATCAACGACCGGATCGGCTGGATCAGCGACGGCGCCCTCGACTACCTGTGCCGCCGGCTGACCGTGCCACCGGCGGAGGCCTACGGCGTCGCCACCTTCTACGCGATGTTCTCCGTCAAGCCGCGCCCCGCCACCGTGCTGCACGTCTGCACCGACCTCGCCTGCGCCGCCGCGGGCGCCGCCGACCTGTGCGCGGGCGTCGAGGCGAGCCTCGGCCCCGGCGTGCACGTCGAACGCAGCCCCTGCCTGGGCCTGTGCGAACGCGCCCCGGCGGCCCTGGCGATCAGAGCGGGCGACCCGGTGCGTACGGCGGTCTCGGCGCCCACCACCGTGCACGACGCCGTGCTCGCCGCGACCGCGCCGGACTCGGCGCCCGAGGAGCCGCCCGCGGCGATGGCGGTGCCCCAGGCCGGGGACCCGGGGCTCACCCTGCTCGGCCGGGTCGGCGTCGTGGACCCGGCGAGCCTCGACGACTACCGCGCCCACGGCGGCTACACCGCCCTGCGCCGGGCCTTCGAGCTGGGCCCGGCCGGCGTGATCCGCGAGGTGACCGACTCGGGCCTGGTCGGGCGTGGCGGCGCCGCCTTCCCCACCGGCCGCAAATGGCAGGCCACGGCGTCCCAGCCCGACCATCCGCACTACCTCGTCTGCAACGCCGACGAGTCCGAGCCGGGCACCTTCAAGGACCGCGTGATCATGGAGGGTGACCCGTACGCCCTGGTCGAGGCGATGACCATCGCCGCGTACGCGACCGGCGCGCACCACGGCTACCTGTATCTGCGCGGCGAGTACCCGCGCGCGATCCAGCGCATGGAGCACGCCCTCGCGCAGGCCCGCGCGCGGGGACTGCTCGGGCCGGACATTCTCGGTCAGGGGTACGCCTTCGACATCGAGATCCGCAGGGGCGCGGGCGCCTACATCTGCGGTGAGGAGACCGCCCTGTTCAACTCCATCGAGGGCTACCGGGGCGAGCCGCGCTCCAAGCCGCCGTTCCCGGTGGAGAAGGGCCTGTTCGGCAAGCCGACGGTGGAGAACAACGTCGAGACGCTGGTCAACGTCCTGCCCATCCTGACCATGGGCGCACCGGCGTACGCGGCGATCGGCACCCCGAAGTCGACCGGCCCGAAGCTCTACTGCGTCTCGGGCAGTGTGGACCGGCCCGGTATCTACGAGCTGCCGTTCGGCGCCACGCTGGGCGAGCTGCTGACGCTCGCCGGAGTGCGGGACGGGCTGCGTGCGGTGCTGCTGGGCGGCGCGGCGGGCGGATTCGTCCGGCCCGACGAGACGGACATCCCGCTCACCTTCGAAGGCACCCGGGAGGCGGGCACCACGCTCGGCTCGGGCGTGGTGATGGCCTTCGACTCCTCGGTGCCGCTGCCTCGGCTCCTGTTGCGCATCGCCGAGTTCTTCCGCGACGAGTCGTGCGGGCAGTGCGTGCCCTGCCGGGTCGGGACCGTGCGGCAGGAGGAGGCGCTGCACCGGATCGCGGAGCGGACGGGTACCGCGGCCGCCGAGGACATCGCCCTGCTCAGGGAGGTCGGCCGCGCCATGCGGGACGCCTCGATCTGCGGTCTGGGACAGACCGCCTGGAACGCCGTGGAATCCGCCATCGACCGCCTGGGGGCGTACGAATGA
- a CDS encoding beta-ketoacyl-ACP synthase III translates to MNGSRIAALGHYQPAKVLTNEDLAGMVDTSDEWITSRVGIRTRHIAGPDEPVDELAGHAAAKALAAAGLVPADIDLVLVATSTAVDRSPNMAARVAARLGIPSPAAMDVNVVCAGFTHALATADHTIRAGAATRALVIGADKMSDVTDWTDRTTCVLVGDGAGAAVVEASAPGEAPGIGPVLWGSVPEMGHAVRIEGTPSRFAQEGQSVYRWATTQLPAIARQACERSGLTPADLAAVVLHQANLRIIEPLAVKIGAVNAVVAKDVTDSGNTSAASIPLAFAKLVERGEISAGDPVLLFGFGGNLSYAGQVVRCP, encoded by the coding sequence ATGAACGGCTCGCGCATCGCAGCGCTCGGCCACTACCAGCCGGCCAAGGTACTCACCAACGAGGACCTGGCCGGCATGGTCGACACCAGTGACGAGTGGATCACGTCCCGGGTGGGCATCCGCACACGCCACATCGCCGGACCCGACGAGCCCGTCGACGAGCTCGCCGGGCACGCCGCGGCCAAGGCGCTCGCCGCGGCGGGGCTGGTACCGGCCGACATCGACCTGGTGCTGGTGGCCACCTCCACCGCCGTCGACCGCTCCCCGAACATGGCCGCCCGGGTCGCCGCCCGGCTCGGCATCCCCTCGCCCGCCGCGATGGACGTCAACGTGGTGTGCGCCGGTTTCACCCACGCGCTGGCCACCGCCGACCACACCATCCGCGCGGGCGCCGCCACCCGGGCCCTGGTGATCGGCGCCGACAAGATGTCCGACGTGACGGACTGGACCGACCGTACGACCTGTGTGCTCGTCGGCGACGGGGCGGGGGCCGCCGTGGTTGAGGCGTCGGCTCCGGGTGAGGCGCCCGGCATCGGACCGGTGCTGTGGGGCTCGGTGCCCGAGATGGGGCACGCCGTCCGGATCGAGGGCACGCCGTCGCGGTTCGCGCAGGAGGGGCAGAGCGTCTACCGCTGGGCCACCACCCAGCTGCCCGCCATCGCCCGGCAGGCCTGTGAGCGGTCCGGGCTCACGCCCGCCGACCTCGCCGCGGTCGTGCTGCACCAGGCCAACCTGCGGATCATCGAGCCGCTCGCGGTGAAGATCGGCGCCGTCAACGCCGTGGTGGCGAAGGACGTCACCGACTCCGGCAACACCTCGGCGGCGAGCATCCCGCTGGCCTTCGCCAAGCTCGTGGAGCGCGGGGAGATCTCCGCCGGGGACCCGGTGCTGCTGTTCGGGTTCGGCGGGAACCTGTCGTATG
- a CDS encoding DUF4185 domain-containing protein, whose protein sequence is MSSDVPVIRRTGTGIGLVLALVLGAVLLTVLPEDDGTDGACAARTVRAWAADERLTSEFARYGDDAARTDDWTGGDGTHSVRLPDGRVLWLFSDTYLGQVYGPPNPVGESYAWRDTSAPMVRNSAVVMRDGRLESTLPAPLFADPAPGQWRWPVAARVEPRRPGSPEQVLRVVLWVRTAGQAPWIYGVPAATEVATLSLPDLRVESTVKVFDQQLVADPSRRVLFGTTLVERDGWTYVFGGDDRRAVSRPASRAYVARVPEGGLADPAAWEYWDGKKWAAGVRPRAVLGDGRRTGVGSAFSVVRDGPTYVLFTMAAGGDGLTTVTSYWACSPTGPWHGPTKDFSPSLPQGQVAAYNPQTHPELSEDGRVVLSYDVNWLETTGAAANLSRNVSLYRPRFVTLRLGPGG, encoded by the coding sequence GTGTCCTCCGACGTGCCGGTGATACGACGGACGGGAACCGGGATCGGTCTGGTGCTGGCCCTGGTTCTCGGGGCCGTGCTGCTCACCGTCCTCCCGGAGGACGACGGGACGGACGGCGCCTGTGCGGCTCGTACGGTGCGGGCCTGGGCCGCCGATGAGCGGCTGACCTCGGAGTTCGCCCGCTACGGCGACGACGCCGCGCGTACCGACGACTGGACGGGCGGCGACGGCACCCACTCGGTGCGGCTGCCGGACGGACGGGTGCTGTGGCTGTTCTCGGACACCTATCTGGGGCAGGTGTACGGGCCGCCCAACCCGGTCGGCGAGTCCTACGCCTGGCGGGACACCTCGGCGCCGATGGTGCGCAACTCCGCCGTGGTGATGCGGGACGGGCGGTTGGAGAGCACCTTGCCCGCTCCCCTGTTCGCCGATCCGGCGCCGGGGCAGTGGCGCTGGCCGGTCGCGGCCCGGGTGGAGCCCCGTCGGCCCGGCTCCCCGGAGCAGGTGCTGCGGGTGGTGCTGTGGGTGCGGACGGCGGGGCAGGCACCGTGGATCTACGGGGTGCCCGCGGCCACCGAGGTCGCCACGCTCTCGCTGCCCGATCTGCGGGTCGAGTCCACGGTCAAGGTCTTCGACCAGCAGCTCGTCGCGGATCCCTCCCGGCGGGTGCTGTTCGGCACGACGCTGGTGGAGCGGGACGGGTGGACGTACGTCTTCGGCGGCGACGACCGCCGGGCCGTGTCCCGCCCGGCCTCGCGGGCCTATGTGGCCCGGGTGCCGGAGGGCGGGCTCGCCGATCCGGCCGCCTGGGAGTACTGGGACGGCAAGAAGTGGGCGGCGGGGGTCCGGCCGCGCGCGGTGCTCGGGGACGGGCGGCGCACGGGCGTGGGCAGCGCCTTCTCGGTGGTGCGCGACGGGCCGACGTATGTGCTGTTCACGATGGCGGCGGGCGGGGACGGACTGACGACCGTGACCTCCTACTGGGCCTGCTCGCCGACCGGGCCCTGGCACGGGCCGACGAAGGACTTCAGCCCGTCCCTGCCGCAGGGACAGGTGGCCGCGTACAACCCGCAGACCCATCCGGAGCTGAGCGAGGACGGGCGGGTGGTGCTGAGCTACGACGTCAACTGGCTGGAGACCACCGGCGCCGCCGCCAACCTCAGCCGGAACGTGTCCCTGTACCGACCGCGATTCGTGACTCTGCGACTGGGGCCGGGGGGTTGA
- a CDS encoding MFS transporter small subunit, with protein sequence MSNDSSQSPPDRRGLIAFAWLWVGAPLAYGLYELVQKATQLFTG encoded by the coding sequence ATGTCGAACGACAGCAGCCAGAGTCCGCCTGACCGGCGCGGGCTGATCGCCTTCGCCTGGCTGTGGGTCGGGGCACCGCTCGCCTACGGTCTCTATGAACTCGTACAGAAGGCGACACAGCTGTTCACCGGGTGA
- the fdhD gene encoding formate dehydrogenase accessory sulfurtransferase FdhD, translated as MGRVTERRKVLRIRDGAVSTRPDTLVAEEPLEIRLNGKPLAITMRTPGDDFALAAGFLVSEGVLGAAADLQNIVYCAGATADGSNTYNVVDVKTSQGVLIPEITLERNVYTTSSCGLCGKASLDAVRTTARWPIADTPPVRVEPELLASLPDRLRASQRVFDRTGGLHAAALFTEDGELLDIREDVGRHNAVDKLVGRALQNGDLPLSRTILLVSGRASFELAQKAVMAGIPVLAAVSAPSSLAVDLAAETGLTLVGFLRGSSMNVYAGEDRIALRAAAAQG; from the coding sequence ATGGGACGAGTCACGGAACGACGCAAGGTGCTCCGGATCCGGGACGGGGCCGTCTCCACCCGGCCGGACACACTCGTCGCCGAGGAGCCCCTGGAGATCCGGCTGAACGGCAAGCCCCTCGCGATCACCATGCGGACGCCGGGGGACGACTTCGCCCTCGCCGCCGGGTTCCTGGTGAGCGAGGGGGTGCTGGGCGCGGCGGCGGACCTCCAGAACATCGTGTACTGCGCGGGCGCCACGGCGGACGGCTCGAACACCTACAACGTGGTGGACGTGAAGACGTCGCAGGGCGTGCTGATCCCGGAGATCACCCTGGAGCGCAACGTCTACACGACGTCCTCCTGCGGCCTGTGCGGCAAGGCCAGCCTCGACGCCGTCCGCACCACCGCCCGCTGGCCCATCGCCGACACTCCCCCGGTCCGCGTCGAACCCGAGCTGCTGGCGAGCCTCCCCGACCGGCTGCGCGCCTCGCAGCGGGTCTTCGACCGGACCGGGGGGCTGCACGCGGCGGCCCTGTTCACCGAGGACGGCGAGCTGCTCGACATACGGGAGGACGTCGGCCGGCACAACGCGGTCGACAAGCTGGTCGGCCGCGCCCTCCAGAACGGCGACCTGCCCCTGTCCCGCACCATCCTGCTGGTGTCCGGGCGGGCCTCCTTCGAACTGGCACAGAAGGCGGTGATGGCGGGGATCCCGGTCCTGGCAGCCGTCTCGGCGCCCTCGTCGCTCGCGGTGGACCTGGCCGCGGAGACGGGCCTGACCCTGGTGGGCTTCCTGCGGGGCTCCTCCATGAACGTGTACGCGGGCGAGGACCGGATCGCCCTGCGGGCCGCGGCCGCCCAGGGCTGA
- a CDS encoding 2Fe-2S iron-sulfur cluster-binding protein — protein MTVTPLGIPRRLLEFTIDGEPVRAPEGATVLDACRAAGKDIPTLCEGDTLRPKNACRVCVVEVEGSRTLVPACSRKAEPGMEVRTDTERARHSRKVVLELLASSVDLSTTPKVAEWIKEYEAKPERFGPDAARLNEEPKVDNDLYVRDYDKCILCYKCVDACGDQWQNTFAISVAGRGFDARIAVEHDAPLTDSACVYCGNCIEVCPTGALSFKSEFDMRAAGTWDESAQTETTTVCAYCGVGCNLTLHVQENEIVKVTSPHDNPVTHGNLCIKGRFGYQHVQNRN, from the coding sequence ATGACCGTGACACCGCTGGGGATTCCCCGCCGACTGCTGGAGTTCACGATCGACGGGGAGCCGGTCCGGGCGCCCGAGGGTGCGACCGTCCTCGACGCCTGCCGGGCCGCCGGGAAGGACATCCCGACGCTGTGCGAGGGCGACACCCTGCGGCCCAAGAACGCCTGCCGGGTCTGCGTCGTCGAGGTCGAGGGGTCCCGGACCCTGGTCCCGGCCTGCTCCCGCAAGGCCGAGCCGGGCATGGAGGTACGCACCGACACCGAGCGCGCCCGGCACAGCCGCAAGGTCGTACTGGAACTCCTCGCCTCCTCGGTCGACTTGTCGACCACACCGAAGGTCGCCGAGTGGATCAAGGAGTACGAGGCCAAGCCGGAGCGCTTCGGCCCGGATGCCGCCCGGCTCAACGAGGAACCCAAGGTCGACAACGATCTGTATGTGCGCGACTACGACAAGTGCATCCTCTGCTACAAGTGCGTCGACGCCTGTGGCGACCAGTGGCAGAACACCTTCGCGATCTCGGTCGCCGGGCGGGGCTTCGACGCCCGGATCGCCGTCGAGCACGACGCCCCGCTGACCGACTCCGCCTGCGTGTACTGCGGGAACTGCATCGAGGTGTGTCCGACGGGGGCGCTGTCCTTCAAGTCGGAGTTCGACATGCGGGCGGCGGGCACCTGGGACGAGTCGGCGCAGACGGAGACGACCACGGTGTGCGCGTACTGCGGAGTGGGCTGCAACCTCACTCTTCACGTGCAGGAGAATGAGATCGTGAAGGTCACCTCGCCGCACGACAATCCGGTGACCCACGGCAATCTGTGCATCAAGGGCCGCTTCGGCTACCAGCACGTCCAGAACCGGAACTGA
- a CDS encoding molybdopterin oxidoreductase family protein, protein MRKRQAKTYTRLTHPLIRDSRDGPFRQASWEEALDRAAQGLARNRGAFGMFSCARATNEMNYVAQKFARVVMGTNNVDSCNRTCHAPSVAGLSAAFGSGGGTSSYEEIEHTDVIVMWGSNARFAHPIFFQHVLKGIRNGGRMYAVDPRRTSTAEWAESWMGLNVGTDIPMAHAVGREIIHAGLANEAFIARATTGFEEYKALVEPWTLSLAEKVTGVPAAAIRELAHAYARAERAQLCWTLGITEHHNGTDNVRALINLSLLTGHVGRYGSGLQPLRGQNNVQGGGDMGAIPNRLPGFQDILDADTRLKFESAWDTVIQPHYGLNLTEMFEEMEEGSLRAVYCIGENPAQSEADSEQAVRRMRELDFLVVQDIFLTRTAELADVILPATAGWAETDGTTTNSERRVQRVRRAVAPPGEAREDIDIICELAARLGHEWKYADAEAVWNELRSVSPDHYGMTYERLEQQQGIQWPCPSTDGIEPSYLHGRLWDPDPAKRGLPAPFGLVQHDPPVDLTDDQYPIRLTTGRRLDSYNTGVQSGSFASPLRRGEYVELCPEDAERYGVVVGEEVQVTSRRGSVVAPVWVDTALRPGLAFMTMHFPDEVDTNSLTIEANCPIAGTAEFKASAIRIEKLPVATIVR, encoded by the coding sequence ATGAGGAAACGGCAAGCGAAGACCTATACGAGGCTCACCCATCCCCTGATCAGGGACTCCCGCGACGGGCCCTTCCGGCAGGCGAGTTGGGAGGAGGCCCTGGACCGGGCCGCCCAGGGACTCGCCCGCAACCGCGGCGCGTTCGGCATGTTCTCCTGCGCCCGGGCCACGAACGAGATGAACTACGTGGCGCAGAAGTTCGCACGGGTCGTGATGGGCACCAACAACGTGGACTCCTGCAACCGCACCTGCCACGCGCCGAGCGTGGCGGGCCTGTCGGCCGCGTTCGGCTCCGGCGGCGGGACCTCCTCCTACGAGGAGATCGAGCACACGGACGTCATCGTGATGTGGGGCTCCAACGCCCGCTTCGCGCATCCGATCTTCTTCCAGCACGTACTGAAGGGGATCAGGAACGGCGGCCGGATGTACGCCGTCGACCCGCGCCGGACCTCCACCGCCGAATGGGCGGAGAGCTGGATGGGCCTGAACGTCGGCACCGACATCCCGATGGCGCACGCCGTCGGCCGGGAGATCATCCACGCGGGCCTGGCCAACGAGGCGTTCATCGCGCGGGCGACCACCGGCTTCGAGGAGTACAAGGCGCTCGTCGAGCCCTGGACACTCTCGCTGGCGGAGAAGGTGACGGGCGTACCGGCCGCCGCCATCAGGGAGTTGGCGCACGCCTACGCCCGCGCCGAACGCGCCCAGCTGTGCTGGACCCTCGGCATCACCGAGCACCACAACGGCACGGACAACGTCCGTGCGCTGATCAACCTGTCGCTGTTGACCGGGCATGTGGGGCGCTATGGCAGCGGATTGCAGCCCCTGCGCGGGCAGAACAACGTGCAGGGCGGCGGCGACATGGGCGCCATCCCCAACCGTCTCCCCGGCTTCCAGGACATCCTCGACGCGGACACCCGCCTGAAGTTCGAGTCCGCCTGGGACACCGTGATCCAGCCCCACTACGGCCTCAACCTCACCGAGATGTTCGAGGAGATGGAAGAGGGCTCACTGCGGGCCGTCTACTGCATCGGCGAGAACCCGGCGCAGTCGGAGGCTGACAGCGAGCAGGCCGTACGGCGGATGCGGGAGCTGGACTTCCTGGTCGTCCAGGACATCTTCCTGACGAGGACAGCGGAGCTGGCGGACGTCATCCTGCCCGCGACCGCGGGGTGGGCCGAGACCGACGGCACGACCACCAACAGCGAGCGCCGGGTCCAGCGGGTGCGGCGGGCGGTCGCCCCGCCCGGTGAGGCGCGCGAGGACATCGACATCATCTGCGAGCTGGCTGCCCGGCTCGGTCACGAGTGGAAGTACGCCGACGCCGAGGCCGTGTGGAACGAGCTGAGGTCCGTCTCGCCGGACCACTACGGGATGACGTACGAACGCCTGGAGCAGCAGCAGGGCATCCAGTGGCCGTGCCCGAGCACCGACGGCATCGAACCGAGCTATCTGCACGGCCGGTTGTGGGACCCGGACCCCGCGAAGAGGGGCCTGCCGGCGCCCTTCGGGCTCGTCCAGCACGACCCGCCGGTCGACCTCACCGATGACCAGTACCCGATCCGGCTCACCACCGGGCGGCGGCTCGACTCCTACAACACCGGTGTGCAGAGCGGGAGTTTCGCCTCCCCACTCAGGCGCGGCGAGTACGTCGAGCTGTGCCCGGAGGATGCCGAGCGGTACGGGGTCGTCGTCGGCGAGGAGGTCCAGGTGACTTCGCGGCGCGGTTCGGTGGTGGCGCCGGTGTGGGTCGACACCGCGCTGCGGCCCGGGCTCGCCTTCATGACCATGCACTTTCCCGACGAGGTGGACACCAACTCGCTGACGATCGAGGCGAACTGCCCGATCGCGGGGACGGCGGAGTTCAAGGCGTCGGCGATCCGGATCGAGAAGCTCCCCGTCGCGACCATCGTGAGGTGA